AGATTCGTCACCCCTCGGTGGTCGCCATCTTCGAGGCCGCGCGGCAGGAAATCTTCGCCACGAAATGACGAAGTCCCCAGCAGAGCCGGGGACTCCGAGGGGTGCTCCGCTCCGTTACGGGGCCGGCTGGACGACGGTGCTGCCGTCGAGGGTGACCGCCGTCTGTGCCAGCAGCCTGCCGTTGACCGAAGCGCCCGTCCTCAGCTTGATGGACGTCTGGCTCAGGATGATTCCCTCCAGGTGCGCCGTCGTGCCGAGGTCCACCTGACCGCTGACCTGCCAGAAGATGTTCTTGGGCAGTGCGCCACCCGCCAGGACGATGTCCGTGCCGCTGCTCAGGGTCAGGTCCTGGGCAATCTGGAAGATCCACACGTCCGTCGCACTGCCGGTGAGCGTCAGGTCCGTCGGGATGAGGACCGCCGTCCCCCACTTGTAGACACCCGGGGAGAGCGTCATCCCACCGAGGTTTCCCGTGCCCAGCTCCGTGAAGTCGGGAGCGCGCCCCGAGGCACTCGTGAAGGCCAATTCCATGTCACCGACCGCGGTGGTCAGGTTGGACGGAGTGGGTGAAGCGTAGTCCGCCGCGTACACCTTCCCCGTCACCTGAGGGGAGGTCGAGAACACGTTGGTGGAGTCCGAGGTCAGCGAGAAGCCGGTGATGTAGCTGGCGGCAGCGGGGCTGACCGCGAGGTTGCCCGTGATGGCCGAGGTCGGCACCGTGGAGATGCCGCTCTTCGCGAGGATGACATAGTCACCCGCGGTCCCGAGATTCACGGGCGTCCCCGCCACCCGGGTGCTGCCCGTGGTGAAGCTCCAGATGTGCGGCGCCACGAGCGCGACACCCGAGGCGCTCCGGGCGCCGGAGGTGAGGGTCGCGGTGAACACGGTGTTGCTCGCGAGGTGGGCGGCGGGCCAGAACACCGCCTTCGCGTTGGCGTAGTGCACCGTCCCCTGGACCGGCTCCGCCGCCACCCCGGCGGTCAGGGTGAAGGTGGTCGGGGTGAGCGTGGCGCGGTCCATCGCCTCGCTGAAGGTCGCGCTGACGCTCTCGTTGACGGGGACGCCAGTGGCGGCCGCGAGCGGCGAGTTGGAGAGGAGGGTCGGCGTCGTCGCGCTGCCCGCGTCCGCCGTGCTCCCGGCGTCCGCCCGACTCCCCGCGTCCTCCGGGTCCCGCGGGTCCGAGTCACCGCAGGCAGAGCCCACCAGGAGCAGGAGGAGCGTCGCGACAACCTTGAGCTGCTTTGCTTTTGACTTCGTTCTCATGGGGCCAGTGATGCGCCCCATGCAATTCTTTTAAAAGAAGGAACTTTCGCCTGCATCTGACGGTTTTTCCGTCAGTGGCCCTGGCACGGCGACGGCGGTGAGCCAGTGCAGCGGCGTGTGCGCGACGAGGACGGCCAGGACTCAGGACGGCAGGTCGACGATGAACTCGCTGCCCACGCCGGGCTCGGACTTCAGCGTCACCTTCCCACCCAGCACCGAGACCAGCTCGCGCACCAGCGTCAGCCCCAGCCCCACGCCGGGCTTGGACTTGTTGTCCAACGGCTCCAGGTGCTGGAAGGGCTCGAAGATGCGCGCCTGGGCCTCCGGAGGAATGCCCGGGCCGGTGTCCCGCACCCGCACCCGCCTCGCGCCGGCCACCACCTCCACCGCCACGTGGATGCCGCCCTGCTGGGTGTACTTCACCGCGTTCATCAACAGATTCAGCAGCACCAGTTGCAGCATGCGCGGGTCCGTCTGCACCACCACCATCCCCGCCGGCCGGGACACCGTCGTCCGCAGCCCCTTGCGGTCCGCCTCGCCGCGCACCTCGACCAGCGCATCCTCCGCCACCGACACCAGGTCCACCGACTCGCGCCGCACCACCAGCCGTCCCTCCTCCAGCTGGTTGTACTGGAGCACCATCTCCGTCATCTCCCGCAGGCGCGAGGTGGAGCGCGTCATGCGCTCGAACATCTCCATCGCCTTCGGCTGGAGCGGTCCCACCTCACGGAGGAAGGCGTGCTGGGTGAGCTGCAGCACCGACAGCGGCGTGCGCAGCTCGTGGGACACCAGCCGCAGCAGCGTGCTCTTGGACTCGCTGGCCCGCTCGGCCGCCGCGCGCGCCGAGCTGGTGCTCTCCAGCGCCGCCTCCAGCTGGCGCTTGCGCAGCCCCAGCTCGCGGGCCAGCACCTCCACGTCCGACGAGCGCGCGTCCAGTGAGCCTTGCAGCACCTCGCGCGTGCGCTTCATCACCGCCAGGTTCGACACCCGCGCCAACAGCTCCTCCGCCACGAAGGGCTTCACCAGGTAGTCCTGCGCGCCGGCGCGCAGCAGGTCCACCCTCAGCGCGTCATCCGCCCGCGCGGTGAGCAGGAGAATCGGCGTGGACTCCAGCCCGGCTCGCGCGCGCACCTCCCGCACCAGCTGGTCTCCGCCCATGCGCGGCATCATCAAGTCACTGACGATGACGTCCGGCCGCAGCGTCTCCGCCTGCCGCAGCCCGTCCTCGCCGTCCGTCGCGGTGGCCACCCGGAAGTCCTGCGCCAGCGTCTCCGCCACGTAGCGCCGCATCTCCCGGGTGTCCTCCACCACCAGCACGCGCGGGCGGAAGGGGTCCTCGGGCACCGCCTCCTCCGGCGCGTCCGCCGTCGGCCGCAGCACGTCCACCTCGGCGCGGGCCGCCAGCAGGGAGGGCTCCGGCTCGGGTACCGTCTGGAGCCGCGCATCCGAGGGCGCCAGCAGCGGCAGCTCCGCCACGAAGCGCGCTCCGCCCTCCGGGCGCTCCTCCGCGCGAATGCGCCCCCCGTGCAGCATCACGAAGTCGCGGGCAATGGCCAGCCCCAGGCCGGTGCCGCCGAACTGGCACGAGGTGACGCCCTCGCCCTGCCGGAAGCGCTCGAAGATGACCTCGCGCAGCTCCGGCGGCACGCCGGGCCCGCTGTCCTCCACCACCAGCCGGCCCCACCCCGCCTCCGCGCTCAGGGCCACGCGGATGGCTCCGTCCTCGGGGGTGAACTTCACCGCGTTGGAGAGCAGGTTGAGCACCACCCGCTGCAGCTTGTCCGGGTCCACCTGCGCGGGGAGCATGCCCGGCAGCTCCAGCGAGAAGCGCAGGCGCCGCTCCGCCATCAGCCCCTCGAAGTTCTCCACGCACAGCCGCACCAGGCGCGCCAGGTCCGTCTCCGCGTAGGACGCCCGCATCTGCCCCGCGTCCAGCTTCGCCACGTCCAGCAGCGCATTCACGTGCCGCATCAGCACGCGCGAGTTGCGCCGCACCACCTCCAAGTCCTTCTGGTCCTGCGCGGACAGCCCGCCCCGCTCCAGCAGCCGGTCCACCGGGCCCAGGATGAGCGCCAGCGGCGTGCGCAGCTCGTGGCTGACGTTGGCGAAGAAGCCGGTGCGCTGCGCCTCGGACTCCTTCAGCTTCGCGTAGAGCGTCTCCAGCTCCCGGCTGCTCTTCTCCAGCCGCACCCCGCGCTCCTCGGACAGCCGCGCGGACGCCACCACCTCCGCCACCCGGCGCCGCAGCGGCACCAGGTACAGCCCCGTGGCCACGGACGCCACCGCCGTCACCGCCTTCACGCCTCCCGCCAGCCAGTAGGCCGAGTTCCACACGTTCCACACCTCGACCAGGTGCGTCAGCCCGCACGCGCCGATGAAGAGGCCGAAGGAGAGAATCATCCCCCCGAAGGGCAGCCGGATGCGCCGCACCAGCACGTACAGCGACAGGGAGATGAAGAGGTAGGCGGCGCCGATGAGCGTGTCGGACAGCACGTGCAGCACCACCAGGTCCGGCTGCCACTGGTAGCAGTGGCCGTGCGGCATGTACCAGGCGCCATAGAGGAAATCCCTCAGGCCCTCGGCCAGCGCTCCCTCCGTCCCGGGTGGGGCCTCAACGGACAGCACTCCATGGCCCGCGTGGCCGTGGTGGTCAGTCATGACGCTCCCTGAGCTTTCGCATGGGGCGGAAAGGCCCCCCTGGCCCCTCCTCTCCCGACGCGAAATGGCATTTCACGCAAGTCGGGCAAGCCGCGCCACCCCCCTCGCCTGGGGAAGCAGGTCAGCGCGGTGGGTGCAGGACAGTCGCCCGGGCGGCGAAATGGCGTAGAGGCGCGAGCCGCCGTCAGCAGCGGAGCGCGACGGGAGGCGGGGCGTGCAGTCGCAGCCGCACGCCCGAGCGCGGGTGGGGGAGTGCGAGCGACTCGGCATGCAGCAGGTAGCCGCCGTCGCCGGGGAGCCCGGGGTTGTCAGCCCGCGGCAGGCCTCCCGCGGCGAAGAGCGGGTCCCCCACGAGCGGGTGGCCGATGAAGGCCAGGTGGATGCGAATCTGCTCGGGACGCCCCGTGTGGATGTCCACCTCGAAGAGCGTGTGTTCGGCGCGCCGCTCCAGCACCCGAGCCGTGCTGTGGGACGCTCGTCCCCGCTCGCTCGCGCCGTGCACCTCGCCCAGCCGGGGATGGGGCACCAGCCCGATGGGCGCGCGAATGTCGTAGTCCCCATGGGCGGCGAGCCCGAGGGAGAGCGCGCGGTAACGCTTGTGCACGAGGCCCTCACGCCAGCTGCTCGCCACGTGGGAGGCGGCGGCGGGCGTGCGCGTGAAGAGCACCAGGCCCGACGTGGCGCGCCCCAGGCGGTGCATGGGGACGGCCTCGGGCCAGCGCGCCTGCACCAGGGAGAGCAGCGTGTTCTGGAGGTAGCCCCCCGCGGGCAGCGTCGGCAGCCCGGGCGGCTTCACCACGGCGAGCAGCTCCGCGTCCTCATGCACGAGCTCGAAGGTCCGTGGCGTGTCGGGCTCCTCCCACGGCGGACGGTGCCAGCACAGCCACTGCCCCGCCCTCAGGGGCTCCAGCCCGCCCACGATGACGCCATCCAGCTGCACCTCGCCCCGCTCGAAGCGCGCCCGCCACTCGGACTCCGAGGAGTGACGGTACCGGTCCGCCAGGTGGGCGAGCGCGTTGAGGCCCCGGCGGTGCCCGAGCTGCTCGCGGTACACGTAGCCGTCATTGAGCAGCACCGGGGCCTCTTCCGCCTACTTCTTCGAGCTGCGCAGGTACCGGTAGAACTCGGAGTCGCTCCCGAGGAACAGGGAGGTGGAGCGGTCCACCACCTGGGGATAGGCCTCGAGGGTGCGCATGAACTGGTAGAACTCCGGGTCCCTGCCGAAGGCGTCCGCGTATATCTTCGTCGCCTCGGCGTCGGCCTTGCCGGTGATGTCCTGGGACTTGCGGTAGGCCTCCGAGCGAATCTCCTTGAGGTCTCTTTCCCGCTGGCCGCGGACCTCCGCCGCGCGGCCCATGCCCTCCGAGCGGGAGCGCTCGGCGATGCGCCGCCGCTCGGAAATCATCCGCTCGAACACCTTCACCTGCACCTCGTCGACGTAGTTGATGCGGCGAATCTGCACGTCCACCAGCTCCACGCCGAACTCCTTGACGATGTCGGCGGCCCGGTCGCGAATCTGCCGGGTGAGCTTGTCCCGGCCCTGGGCGACCTGCTCCAGCGACTCGCCGCGCTCCTTCTCGGTGATGTACTCGTCGTCCTCGAACGGGCGGTTGGTGGAGCGCACCGCCTCAATCAGGGCGAACGAGGCAATGGTGTTGCGCGTCTCGCCGTCGATGATGTCATCGAGCCGGGACTTGGCGTTGCGCTCGTCGCGCAGGCGCTGGAAGAAGCGCAGCGGGTCGACGATGCGCCAGCGACCGAAGGTGTCCACCCAGATGTACTTCTTGTCCTTGGTGGGAATCTGGTTCGGGTCTCCCCGCCAGTCCAGCCAGCGCTTGTCGAAGCGGT
Above is a genomic segment from Pyxidicoccus trucidator containing:
- a CDS encoding ice-binding family protein, whose translation is MRTKSKAKQLKVVATLLLLLVGSACGDSDPRDPEDAGSRADAGSTADAGSATTPTLLSNSPLAAATGVPVNESVSATFSEAMDRATLTPTTFTLTAGVAAEPVQGTVHYANAKAVFWPAAHLASNTVFTATLTSGARSASGVALVAPHIWSFTTGSTRVAGTPVNLGTAGDYVILAKSGISTVPTSAITGNLAVSPAAASYITGFSLTSDSTNVFSTSPQVTGKVYAADYASPTPSNLTTAVGDMELAFTSASGRAPDFTELGTGNLGGMTLSPGVYKWGTAVLIPTDLTLTGSATDVWIFQIAQDLTLSSGTDIVLAGGALPKNIFWQVSGQVDLGTTAHLEGIILSQTSIKLRTGASVNGRLLAQTAVTLDGSTVVQPAP
- a CDS encoding ATP-binding protein, giving the protein MTDHHGHAGHGVLSVEAPPGTEGALAEGLRDFLYGAWYMPHGHCYQWQPDLVVLHVLSDTLIGAAYLFISLSLYVLVRRIRLPFGGMILSFGLFIGACGLTHLVEVWNVWNSAYWLAGGVKAVTAVASVATGLYLVPLRRRVAEVVASARLSEERGVRLEKSSRELETLYAKLKESEAQRTGFFANVSHELRTPLALILGPVDRLLERGGLSAQDQKDLEVVRRNSRVLMRHVNALLDVAKLDAGQMRASYAETDLARLVRLCVENFEGLMAERRLRFSLELPGMLPAQVDPDKLQRVVLNLLSNAVKFTPEDGAIRVALSAEAGWGRLVVEDSGPGVPPELREVIFERFRQGEGVTSCQFGGTGLGLAIARDFVMLHGGRIRAEERPEGGARFVAELPLLAPSDARLQTVPEPEPSLLAARAEVDVLRPTADAPEEAVPEDPFRPRVLVVEDTREMRRYVAETLAQDFRVATATDGEDGLRQAETLRPDVIVSDLMMPRMGGDQLVREVRARAGLESTPILLLTARADDALRVDLLRAGAQDYLVKPFVAEELLARVSNLAVMKRTREVLQGSLDARSSDVEVLARELGLRKRQLEAALESTSSARAAAERASESKSTLLRLVSHELRTPLSVLQLTQHAFLREVGPLQPKAMEMFERMTRSTSRLREMTEMVLQYNQLEEGRLVVRRESVDLVSVAEDALVEVRGEADRKGLRTTVSRPAGMVVVQTDPRMLQLVLLNLLMNAVKYTQQGGIHVAVEVVAGARRVRVRDTGPGIPPEAQARIFEPFQHLEPLDNKSKPGVGLGLTLVRELVSVLGGKVTLKSEPGVGSEFIVDLPS
- a CDS encoding RluA family pseudouridine synthase, whose translation is MLLNDGYVYREQLGHRRGLNALAHLADRYRHSSESEWRARFERGEVQLDGVIVGGLEPLRAGQWLCWHRPPWEEPDTPRTFELVHEDAELLAVVKPPGLPTLPAGGYLQNTLLSLVQARWPEAVPMHRLGRATSGLVLFTRTPAAASHVASSWREGLVHKRYRALSLGLAAHGDYDIRAPIGLVPHPRLGEVHGASERGRASHSTARVLERRAEHTLFEVDIHTGRPEQIRIHLAFIGHPLVGDPLFAAGGLPRADNPGLPGDGGYLLHAESLALPHPRSGVRLRLHAPPPVALRC
- the hflC gene encoding protease modulator HflC, which codes for MSRVTVVIAVVAVLAIVLGFSSTYTLSENEQAVITRFGEPKGQSIVAPGLHLKLPFVDTVNRFDKRWLDWRGDPNQIPTKDKKYIWVDTFGRWRIVDPLRFFQRLRDERNAKSRLDDIIDGETRNTIASFALIEAVRSTNRPFEDDEYITEKERGESLEQVAQGRDKLTRQIRDRAADIVKEFGVELVDVQIRRINYVDEVQVKVFERMISERRRIAERSRSEGMGRAAEVRGQRERDLKEIRSEAYRKSQDITGKADAEATKIYADAFGRDPEFYQFMRTLEAYPQVVDRSTSLFLGSDSEFYRYLRSSKK